TTGCTCCGGGTGTTCGGCTTCctcctgcagcagaaagcaTGCTTAACTGGTTACCTGGTGACTTGCGAATTGATAGTGAGTGGCTTAGCTGTTTCCAAAAGTTTATATCTTGACAACTTTTGTTGCCAAGGTggtgaattatttttttaatggtaGAACTAACCGTGGGATATATAAAGATGTACATTGCTTATTGATACCTTATTGAGAGACAGCTGGAGCGATGCAGCTTAAGTAGCTTTTTTGGGACCATGGCTTCACCTTGATTTATTTGTGtaggaattaagagggtaagtgGCAGCCAGATATTGGTGCTGCAAATCAAACGCATTTGATAAATTGATCATAATTAAGTGTGAGTAACTCATAATATAAAGGCAGAGGTTTTTGcactttgctggtctggagcattcaggtgtgtgttaacaaaaTACCAAGCAGGAAATACATCAGCAATGATGTGAGAGAAACAAATGTTGCTGATCTTCATTCTAGACAGGCTTATAAggtcatttccaaactatttagaGTTCATCATGCCTCTTTGAGAAGATTATTCACACGTGGAAAATTCTCAAGAGAGTTGCCAATTATTCCAGGAGTGGATGTTCCAGGAAGTTCACCTCAAGGTCAAgctgtgcaatgctcagagaactTGCAAAAAGCCCCAAAACTACATCTCTATATACTGAATactggcttgtttggaagggttgcaggaggaAGCTTCTTCTCGCTAAAACAACATGGCaacacagcttaggtttgcaaagttgtaacaaaccacaagacttcttgGAACAACGTCCATTtaacagatgagaccaaagtggacACGATTTCGGCATAATGTACAGCaaaaaacacctcataccaactgtcaagcccGGTGGGGGGAGGGCTGATGACTTGAGCTTGTTTTGctgccacaggacctggacatcttgcagtcactgagtccaccatgaactcctgtATGACAGCTAAAGGTTGgatgaaactgggtcatcaacaggacaatgatcccaaacacttTTAAAACAGAGACTAAATTTGTTGCCTTTAAAGTTATTAACTTGCCCTTTGCTGCTCCTCCCACCTCAGGGTAAAGTGACCTCTCAGAGTGCCATGAATCTGTTGGGATTAGTCAACACACTGACCGCACACTACGCTCGCACTCACCGATGGCATTATACAAACTCCAGGACATCAGCAGGTAAGGAAGGTCTCGTTCTTGTTTCTCTTTTATCAAACAGGCCAAGGAATTCCGACTGGCATGGATGAGCTCGAGGTTGAATACATAAAAGCAGAGCACatgtagaagaaaaaaaggacagCAAGGTGTCAAGGATGATCTCCTGATCCCTTCACTGCAGCTTGTGTCTGAGTAGTTAATGCTCATCTAGGGTCAGTGTTACACTTCCTTTACTCTTacgttttccaatttttttttgaaaatttcttttgtttttcgtcTCCTTAGTAAATAACACGGTTAAAGAGCCTCTCAAACTGCAAGGACTTGTAACGGTCGGTTTACATGTCAAGAAGGATTTGCTTAAACTTGTAAGAGGATTTAGGCCTCTCTGTAGTGTTGATGTATTTCCTGACTTTATATTGTGAAGTGAGGTGTTTTCCTCTATTTTCCTAGTAAGATTTGTTTCACTGCTAAGTACTCTATTCTTAGCACACAGTGGGCAAAAGCCCAGTAGACAGGATTAATGGTCTGAGTGAACAGTTGGAGTGAAATAAGGGCTTTCCTCTTGTACCCAGCTCAGTCCTGGCTTAGGCTTTAGTATTTTTTCCATGTAACACGAACATGTAACTTGTGCAAAGGTCTTCTTTCGTTTGGTGCTGCACAGACCTCCTAAAGGGActggtttatttttttctgcttgtaCAGTCAATGGACTACAAATTATTTCACGTGCTTCTCTATGTACGTTACATTTAATCTCTTTATTATATGAACCCACAGTTTAGTTCATAGTCCTCAATAGGGAGGACCATCAACTGAACATGATGGCGTCCTTGGATGAGGAGCTGACTTGCTCTGTGTGCCGAGACAGCTTCAGCCAGGCCCACCCCCTGCCCTGTGGCCACAGCTTCTGTCCCGCCTGCATCCGCGAGGCCTGGATCAACCGAGAGGAAGAAAAAGGTCGCTTTAACTGCCCTCAGTGTCAAGAGGAACATGGTGAAGTGGTGTGTGACTGCTGCCCTCCAGAGGCTGAAGATGGACAGTCAACGTTGGCTGTCAAGACCTGCCTTAGGTGTGAGGTGTCGTTGTGTGCCAGCCACTTACAACCCCACCTGGAGAGACCAGCATTTAGCGCCCACCTGTTGGTGGATCCGCTGGGGGACCTATCCAAGCGACGGTGTCCGAAACACTCAGAGGTTTTCCGTTACTACTGTGTGGATGAGAGGGTGTACATGTGCGGTGACTGTCTGCTGGAGGGAGGCCATGCTCAGCACAAAGTGAAAGCGCTGAGACAGGTGGAAGAGGATCTGAAGGTGAGCCTGAATGGTATGAAGTCAATGTGTGTTCTTATGTTAGAATCTCAGCTTGTTTGCTGAAacaattattttgtttttcacaggTCATTCTCAAGAACCTGCTCATCAAAGCAGAGAAGAAAGTAATATATGGGGAACAAATTCTCAAAGAGCATGAGAATGTTGATTCCACCATGGCTGTGAGTGAAAATATCATATCCGTGCAAATAAGATTCAACATTATGACTtggtggagttttttttttttgcttttacatCATCTGGCCTCAAAAGCTCCAAAATTAAAATCctcaacataaataaataaaaaaacactgacTTTAATGAAATATCATACAATTGACATGTAATTATGAGTCAGTCCAACACAATCTAACACTTTATCATGACTTGTTCCAGGACTCTCTGACGCAGGATGACAGTCGGGTGGAGCGGCTGGACGTAGATCTGCAGGTCCAGGTGAAGAAGCTGGTGGTGGCTTTAAAGGAAATCACCAAGAGGGAGAGGCAGCAAATCGTAGAGCGTGTGCACAGAGACTGCACCAAAGTGAAAGACGACATGAGCCAGACAGTGAACATCCAGCGCTACCTGAACTTTATGTTGTCAGAGACAGACCCCTTCCTGCTCATTTGGGTAGGACTCCGTACAATGTACAACGCAACAGTGCCAAACTATGTCATAGAAGTGTATACAAATCTAAACATGGCTTAAATTTAAACAGTTTATGATGATATTAAAATGTTTTCAGAAGTACACAATTATGATACAGTTTGGCTTTTGTTGTGCTAAACAGAATTCTTAGGACAGCTGTATCTTTAGTGAGACATCTGTAGCCATGCCATTAACATGGctcatttaataataataatgcttgGTTGGTCAGTCTACTATTTAAACCTGGACTGAAACATGCTGAAAAGATATTCTTATTGTCCAGATGAGTAATAGAAGTTACCCCATTACTTTTCTATAGTGCTAATAGCCACTTAAGCTTTTCAGGGTCATTCCATGCTCACTCATATAAACTACCCAATTCATGTCATGGATGAACTAGGCAGGTTGTGTGGGCTGTTTTCTTTTGATACCCTTGTGTGATCAAGGCAGCATAGTTAGATAGATGTCAGCATCATAGCTACATGACTCAACATAGTTACCCAGTTATTCTAATATGTGTAGTAATTATAACATTATTGAGAATGTCAGGGTACATCATGCTGTGTTAAATGTTCGTATGGGATGCCATCTTGCTATACTAATCTTGGAACCTGCTAAAaagttgttctgttgtttctcttACTTGCAGATATAATTAGCATTTGGTTATTTCAAGTGGAATCATGAATTTTGAGGTTAATCCAACAGTGTGCGCATAAAAACCTCATCCTTAATGTTAGCATGCAAGAGCTAGTAGTCTCAAGATGCTTTTCCTTCCACAACCTAGTACTCCCTACAACACTGTTCTTCGACCTCAGTCCTTGAGGGCCATTGCCCTgaatgttttagatgtttccctgcatcAACACACTAGGTTTAAATTATTAGGGCATTAAAAGGCTTTTGTAGAACTTTTTGTAGAAGCTTTCTCTCTGAGTGATCATTACACAagtatatgtagccaaaatcaCTGCACTGAAGTTGTCTTTAATTTAAGCAGACGGTGGgtttgtcagatgatggttgTGTTAGCTAATGTCAGCTAAGGGAACTTCCTTTAaagttttttaattattttttaatttcaattCTTCTATTTGGAACATCCTGCATTGTTATCTTTGCAGAAAACTTTCCCACCTTACGTTAAACTTGTCAGATGTCTGTTACTGATGCAGTTGTAATTTTAGAACTGACAGCTAACATTAACTTTTAGGTATGTAGCTAAGCTAGCCAAACCAATGTTAGCTTAGCTGTCCAATAGGCTAGTGATGATGTCAGCATTATAATGTTTCCCGAAAGATACCAGAGGTTTAGAGGTTTGAACATTGTTGTTTTGAGGTAACCTTATCTCATAGCATCAATACGATAATCCATAACCAagctttattttctttgattAGAACTTAAGAAAACTGCATAGACTGATCACAAATCTTACTTTTTAACTTATATAAAGTGAGAAAGAGTCACTCAGTTCTCCCTACACTGACCTTGGAATCTTACTTAATATGGCTGAATAACATGTGAAGTCCACTTTACAGAGTGGGTGATCAGAATGTGAGATCCTCAATACATGGCTTTTCTCTAAAAATGAGACCCAATGacctaaaattcaaaatggagTGACATCAACTTCACATTTTCTATAGTTTTAGGGGTTTTCATACAATTTTCATACAATACAGTTTTCACATGTCATATAATCAGAATATCTGGCCCAACAAAATAATCTTGAACATAAAAATTAGCTGAACAATTTAAGTGACTAATTCCACAGTTCTGCATAAACATGTAATTATTTTCAAACATAATGTGTTTTGAAGCAAACATTTGAAACAGCTTTACACAGACTAAAATAGCTTGTCAGTGCTTCAAATTCAGAGGGCTTATTTGTGTAGCAGAGCCACAAGGACGTTAACCACAATTatttgtagtgttgttgaagcTGGTATATAGTGGACCAAAGACGGAACTGAGTGAAACACGCACAGTCACAGATGGAGTGACCTTGCATTTCTTTCCTCTTTACTCATCCTCCTGAGTAGATTCACATGGACAAATGTAGATCTTTCTGTGAATGTTTTGACACATGCTTTTCTCTGCTGTCCTCCACCTTTCTTTCCATAGGTCTTTCAATCAGATGACACAAAGTAAGTTCAGAAAAATTGCAGGGAGATTGTGTTCAGTCATGTTTTAAGCTGTgtcatgtgtgtgttcagattttCACCCATAGAGGTGTTGTTATGTGAAAGACAGAGAGACACGGAGAGATTCCATTAATGAAGATATTTCCTTTAAAAAACTGTATCTTTTCTTATTTCAGAGAGAGATTATAATACCACACTATGTTTTGGAATTTTGTATTATAGGTTGTTAGCTGACTTGAACTGCCCGCTTTTCACTCCTGATGCCATCAGTATGGACAGGAAACACATCCTGGAAGACATAGAGAGCAAATATCGAGAGTTCATCACTGCCACACTTCGCTGCCTTAGTGAACTCAAGAGGGAGCTCTGTGAGTGCCACATTACATATATGGGTGTAATAGCACCCACTGAATTACCTTAAGGGAGTCATTTGgggaaatgttattttctgtcttgtaaaaaagaaaaaaaaacacatctcaaAGCACAAGTCCCAGTTTCATTATTCTTTCTCTACCTACAGTATCCAGTCCTTTGACTCTGGACACAAACACGGCCCATCCTCTGCTGAGCATCTCAGATAATCTGCGCTCAGTGGTACGAGTTAAAAGCCGCCGGCCCTGCGCTGCTCATCCTGAGCGTTTTGACCACTGGCCACAGGTTCTTACAGTCCAGACCTTCACCTCAGGGACTCACTACTGGGAGCTGGTGGCTGAGGGTTTCTGGGATGTTGCAGTCTGCTATCGAAGCATTGGACGGAAGGGGAAAGAAGCCAATGCTTTTGGGAACAACAAGGTACACAAACGGCAGTGGCTCATCAAATCTGGTCTGAAAGGACCTGTGACTCACTGACATCTACTGTCACAAGCTCTATTTCGTAAAGCCTGAAAACAAAAGCCAAGAGGAGGTGCAAAAGTTTAGTTTCCTCTCAGAATTTTTGCTAAAAGATGACAAAAAGATATCAAGATGATGTCAATTTCAAGTTTTAATGTATTGGATTTGTGAACTAATGAGAGGGGCCCACTTATTATTGCCAGAAGTTATTGCATCGCTCGTGTTTTGACCCTTCCTTACGAGGCTCAAACCCTGAGCTTGTTTGTTCCAGTCTGAAGGAAATGAAAAGGCTGTTTTAACTAGTTTTCCATTTATACGCTCAGTTATTAATCTGTCAGAGGAGAAAGTGTTCATTTAGGCTCTTCATATGTTCCTGATATGCTATCATAGTTGACAATGAAATTCTACTGGTTGACACAAATTTACACTGCCAAATCAGAAATGACACAGCCCTGATTtatgagcaaaatgttcatcACACAATCTAGAATTCTAAAGACATGTACCAGTCTGCATGCCCTTATCAAGCACTAGATTTTTAAACGCAGACTGCAACTGGTAGTTATTTTTGTAATTGATTCACCTGCTCGTTCTTTATGAACTGTTTGCTGTATAGGTTTTctacaaaaatgtgttcttaaaGAGAGCGTCTTTGTTTTAACCCCAGGTGTCATGGAGCTTGACACAGCAACACGACAAAAAGCTTGCAGCCTGGCACAACCGCAGGAAGACCCGCCTCACAAACCAAATGGCTGGCAACAGAGTTGCAGTCTCTGTGGACTACAGCGCAGGGACCATCACCTTCTCGGAAGTGGGGCCATCCAAAAatctgatccacctccacaccttctCTACGCACTTCACCCAACCGGTGTGCTTGGGGTTTGGACTCTACAAAGCTGAGCTCAACAGTCGCATCTCTGTTGTCAAAGTCTGAGTTGCCGGAGAGGAAGACCGAGGGAACAACTCTGGTCTGTCACTGTGATGCGCTGACTTCAAGAAAACAACGCAGACTTGAGCTGGATTCTTTGCCATGAGCTCTGCTTTCAGGCTGAGGTCGacttcttctctttctcctcaATAAGGAGCAAATCTGTGTCTCTTAAAACTGATCATGTGATGTTGACATGCAAATTACTTTTAGAAGAGACCACTGAGGATTATTAAggcccatttttaaaaagtaaaatcaGTTTTGGAAGCAGATTTCAACATTGTTAtgtattttttcccccatgatGTTTACAGAAATAGGTGCCTGAGCAGGTTGTGAATGTTTTAAATCTAAATCTGGACAATAGCTCATCCGATTTCTCATATCTACTTCAGTTACATTTTGAGGGTACCTTCTTATTTGTCAAAGTAGGTGGGCATTAAGCATATTTACATCAGGGTATTTAATGTGGTTATATGCTCAAAAAGGCACAAAATTATAGGGCAAAAAGTGCCTATACCTGTTAAATTACCTGAGAATTTATTCGAAAATCATGTAAACGGAACTATCAGGCTACTTTAAGCACAGATACACAGAAATAAAAGCGCACAAGCAACAAGCCGGAGCTTTTGATCCTTTTTAACTCTGCTTGAGCACACATGAGAGGATCGCTGTTTTCACTGGAAATTACAGAAGAAAGGGAAACAACTGCCACTCACTCGCTAACTTTGCTCTTTGAAGCAGCTCAGATACccaattatttttctttatttcactgTAAAGGTGAGTGGGTGGATGCGGTGTAGAGGGTGAGAAAGGAGCAGACGGAGAAGGGGGGTGGCTGAGAGAGAGGACACACagggagagagacagaaagatcAGAGCTCACTCTGGATTGGTTGCGTTCAGCTCGACTGCCGTGCTTGTAAGATAATGTGACAGAAGAGCAGGAGAACAAGGATTTCGGCACTTCAGCTACGGCCAGAAAAAAATAGTTTTCACTTCATTTCAGACACAAGATTGTTCAAGTGGAAACAGGTGATAATCTACTTTTTACTCACTTAATACTCTTAGATTTTCATGCACTGAGCAAATAGTAACATTGTGTTCGAGCACTTGTTTTATGACGAACAACATATTTTGCTGTAATAGGTATCTTTGTCCAACCAAGTAGCTCCTGTATTTGCTTTTGTTGTATGTTTTGTTAAAgctgaaaagggaaaaaaaaaggataatccCCAAAATATCTAATCTCAGGGAGTTGAAAATGACAAGAGAGGCTGCTAAACcttcaaagaaaataaaggaaaatggaaaatgttgctatttttacattttttttatgtgtagCTGTTGCATATTTATGTACAAGTGTGAAACAAAAGCCCAAGTGTGTGTTAGGGAATGTGTGTTGACGTAGGGGGAGGGAATGAGGAAGTGGGGGGTACTTGTAAAAGACAGATGGTCACTCAGTGGCGTTGTTCCCCCACTCCATCTTTTCTTCTCGCTCCCTTCTGGGTCCTGCATCCTTCCCCCTGTCACCACTCCAGAATCCTAcctcatctctttttttcccctcacctCTCCCATATACATCCTCCTCTCCTTCGCTCAGAGTCTCAACTCGGATCTgctctctttcttcttctcccaGCTCCGACTCTGGCtccttgttgtcttttttttttgctgagaaAATCAACTTGCAAAGACCAAGAGgttctttttcctttctgctgtgtttgtgaTTGTCATTCTGGACCCTGCTGACTCAGCAGGCGCAGGAAGCGGGTTGGGATTTGTAGGGGCAAACAAGAAAACTAGAGAGACAGACAAAAAGCTTGATTGGCAGCTACGAGCAATGTACTCTGACCTCTGAAAGGGACTGAGGAATTTCCAAAAGGGCAGCTTCTTTAACTGTAGCATGTTTATTTACACTTCAAACTGCCCAAAGTGACGCCTCCTTTTACCATAATCAAGAAGAGATATCGCTCACCAAAAATCCCAGGTTCAGTCATGCACCGCAGCTCAGTCCACTTTGGACACATCCACATCCTGCTGAGTGTGCTGCTGTTGTGGGGACCTCTGAGGTCCAGGGGCCAGAATGACACAGAGCCCATCATCCTCGAAGGGAAATGTTTGGTGGTATGTGACTCCACTCCTTCATCTGAGCCTGCTGGGAACGCTTTGGGCATGTCAGTCCGCTCTGGCTCCGGCCGAGTGGCCTTCTCCGCCAGCCGCCAGACCAACCACGAACCCACGGACATGAGCAACCGCACCATGATCATCTACTTTGACAATGTGAGTATTAAGCTGCATATATATGTCTCTGAATGATGCCACTCCTGTTTTAGAATCCCCCGTTCTTTACATATTGTGATATTTGCTTAAAGTTTACAATAGAGTGAAAATGACATTGAGGCTGGAAGCTTCATCAAACATCATTCTCAAACTTGTATGCCTTTTAGAATGTTTAACGTACACATAACATATCATTTACCTTCCTTTTCCTCACTATCTGATCAGATTTTAGTCAATGTGGGCACTCATTTTGACCAAGAGAGTAGCGTCTTCCTGTCACCGCGGCGAGGTGTGTACAGCTTCAACTTCCACGTTGTAAAGGCGTACAATAGACAAACTATTCAGGTACGATACCACCTCAGCTTTGACAGTTATAGCTAATATTCTAGTGCATCTACGTGTTCTCTCTGATCCTGTTGTTTCCCGTCACTTAGGTCAGCCTGATGGTGAACGGCTGGCCGATGATTTCAGCTTTTGCCGGGGACCAAGATGTGACCAGAGAGGCTGCCACCAATGCTGGCCTGGTGATTATGGAGAAGGGGGACAAGGCCTACCTCAGACTGGAGAGAGGCAATCTGATGGGAGGCTGGAAGTACTCCACTTTCTCTGGGTTCCTGGTCTTCCCCTTGTGAGAAAGGTGGTGAGTTTAGGTGTAATGAGAGTGTAGTCAGAGAAATGTTTATATGGGGCTTGTTACCGAATGAGAGAAAAGGGGGGAGGTGATGGGAGTAAAGATAGGAGTCAACATGTTGCTACACGGAACATGAAGTGATGGGGTTCATGCAGAACTGAGCTAAAGACGAGACAAATGAGGAGAACTCTCACTCACAGAAAAGAAGGGTAAAAAGCTACAAAAGCACTTAGAAAATTATTTGTTTATGAAATTTATTTGCTCTGTCTCTGTGTATAAATATTTGTTCCAAGGAAATATTAATTATGATAAGATTATGATAAGAAATGTGCAATGTGGGCTTCTGAGCTAAGAGTATGTGAATGCCTTAATTCTTTTTAGAAATTCTACATGTTTAAATCACTGCTGTGCTTCAAATGATACccttttttgcttgaaaaaaaagacagttgtCCTTTATTTGAGCGTGCTGTATGACTGATAATCTATATGCCTGTCAATATCCTGCAACAGATGTTTATTTACCAAGAAATTTCTATCAAG
The sequence above is drawn from the Odontesthes bonariensis isolate fOdoBon6 chromosome 14, fOdoBon6.hap1, whole genome shotgun sequence genome and encodes:
- the cbln12 gene encoding cerebellin 12, with translation MHRSSVHFGHIHILLSVLLLWGPLRSRGQNDTEPIILEGKCLVVCDSTPSSEPAGNALGMSVRSGSGRVAFSASRQTNHEPTDMSNRTMIIYFDNILVNVGTHFDQESSVFLSPRRGVYSFNFHVVKAYNRQTIQVSLMVNGWPMISAFAGDQDVTREAATNAGLVIMEKGDKAYLRLERGNLMGGWKYSTFSGFLVFPL
- the trim110 gene encoding E3 ubiquitin/ISG15 ligase TRIM25 — its product is MASLDEELTCSVCRDSFSQAHPLPCGHSFCPACIREAWINREEEKGRFNCPQCQEEHGEVVCDCCPPEAEDGQSTLAVKTCLRCEVSLCASHLQPHLERPAFSAHLLVDPLGDLSKRRCPKHSEVFRYYCVDERVYMCGDCLLEGGHAQHKVKALRQVEEDLKVILKNLLIKAEKKVIYGEQILKEHENVDSTLFQDSLTQDDSRVERLDVDLQVQVKKLVVALKEITKRERQQIVERVHRDCTKVKDDMSQTVNIQRYLNFMLSETDPFLLIWVFQSDDTKLLADLNCPLFTPDAISMDRKHILEDIESKYREFITATLRCLSELKRELLSSPLTLDTNTAHPLLSISDNLRSVVRVKSRRPCAAHPERFDHWPQVLTVQTFTSGTHYWELVAEGFWDVAVCYRSIGRKGKEANAFGNNKVSWSLTQQHDKKLAAWHNRRKTRLTNQMAGNRVAVSVDYSAGTITFSEVGPSKNLIHLHTFSTHFTQPVCLGFGLYKAELNSRISVVKV